A stretch of DNA from Candidatus Nanopelagicales bacterium:
ATGGCGGCCGGCCTGCCACTGCCGGCCAAAGTCTTCGCCCACGGCTGGTTGCTCGTCGGGGGCGAGAAGATGTCCAAGAGCAAACTCACCGGCATTGCACCCGAGACGATCACCGACACATTTGGTGCCGACGCCTTCCGCTACTACTTCCTGCGGGCGATCAACTTCGGTTCCGACGGCTCGTTCTCGTGGGAGGACATGCGCGACCGCTACACCTCCGAACTCGCCAACGGGCTCGGGAACCTCGCGTCGCGAGGGGGCGCCATGATCACCAAATACTTCGCCGGAGTCCTCCCGGAGCCGGGCCCGTACAGCAACGCCGACCTCGTCGTCCAGGATCTACTCGCTCGCACGGTCGCCGACGCGGACGCGGCGATGCTGCGGCTCGACTTCAGCGGCGGCATCGCGGCGATTCGAGGTCTGATCGATGCCGTGAATGGCTATGTGACCGAACAGCAGCCCTGGGCGCTGGCCAAGGACGACGATCGCCGCGAACGGCTCGGGACGGTCTTGTACACGATTGCCGAGAGCCTGCGGGCGATCAGCGTGCTTTATCACCCGGTCATGCCCAGTGCTACCGAGGCGCTGTGGCAGTCGCTCGGCGCTGATGCGCTCGGTCCGCTCGCCGACCAGGTCGTCACGCACGTCGTCTGGGGCCAACTGCCACCCGGAGTCACGGTGTCCAAACCGGAGCAGTTGTTCCCGCGGCTGCCGGACGAAGAGGAATGACCCTGCCCATCCCGGCACCGGAACCCCTGCCGGCGCCGGTCATCGACAGTCATTGTCATCTGGACATCACGGCGGAGTACTCCGGTCTCTCGCCGGCGCAGGCCCTCGACGCGGCGGCGCGGGTGGGTGTCACTGGGGTCGTCCAGGTTGGTGTCGATGTCGAGTCGTCCCAGAGATCGGTCGAACTCGCGCGAGAGTTCGACAACGTGGTGGCCGCGGTGGCTGTTCATCCCAACGAAGCACCTCGGCGCGGGTCCGAACTGGACAACGACCTGCAACACATCGCCGAACTGGCAGCGGATCCACGAGTGGTCGCGATCGGCGAGTCGGGGCTGGACCATTTCCGAACTGACGAATCCGGTCGCGCTGCGCAGGAGCGCTCATTCCGGGCTCACATCAACCTGGCCCGTCGGACCGCGAAGACGTTGGTGATCCACGACCGCGATGCCCATACCGATGTCTTGCGGGTCCTCGACGACGAGGACCTCCCCGACCGGATTGTGTTCCACTGCTTCAGCGGCGACGCCGCGATGGCGCGCCTGTGCAGCGACGCCGGGTGGTACATCTCGTTCCCGGGAGTTGTGACGTTCAAGAACGCGGGGGAGTTGCGAGCCGCCGCCGCAGTCGTGCCGCCGGACCGGATGCTGGTCGAAACCGATGCGCCCTTCCTGACCCCGGCACCGCATCGCGGCAAACCCAACGCGTCGTACTTGCTGCCTTGGACGGTCCTGACGCTGTCTGACGTGACGGGGATCGAACTTCCAGAACTCTGCGGACAGTTGCACGCCAACACGATGGCCGCGTTCGCGATCACGCCTGAACTGGGTTTCACGGGGTGACCGAACTCCTCGGTCCGCGTGACGTCCAGCAGTTGGCGGCACCGCTGAACCTGCACCCGGCGAAGGCGCTGGGGCAGAACTTCGTCGTGGATCCCAATACGATCCGGCGTATCGTCCGCCTGGCCGATCTGCCGCCGGAGGCGGAGGTGCTGGAGGTGGGTCCGGGTCTGGGCAGTCTCACTCTCGGGCTACTTGCCGCCGGGCACCGGGTCACGGCTGTGGAGATCGACGAACGCCTGGCCCGACTGCTCCCGGACACGGTGGATGCCCGGCTCCCGGAGGGCGCCGCACGGCTGCGGGTCGTTGCAGCCGACGCCATCAGCATCGACGCCGGCCTGGGGGTACCGGACTCCCTGGTCGCCAACCTGCCGTACAACGTCGCGGTGCCGGTACTGCTGCATTGCCTGGCCACCTTCCCTTCTCTGGAGCGGTCGTTGGTCATGGTGCAGAAAGAGGTTGCCGACCGGCTGGCGGCGGCCCCCGGAAGCAAGACCTACGGAGTCCCCAGCGTGAAGGCAGCCTGGTACGCGCGGGTACGTCGAGTGGGCTCGGTGCCGCCGACCGTGTTCTGGCCGGTGCCCCGCGTAGACAGCGGGCTGGTTCTGTTGGTGGCTCACCGCGACCCGGCTGATGTGCGCGGTGAGCAGCCACGCGATCGGGTGTTCGCCGTGATCGACCTACTGTTCGGACAGCGCCGGAAGACAGTCCGTCACACCTTGACCGCACGACTTGGTCCGGAAGTGGCCGACTCAGCCTTGGCCCGGGCGGGACTGGCCCCCGGTGACCGTCCTGAACAGTGGGGCTTGGCGCAGTTCGTCCAGCTCGCGGCCGCACTGCCGAAGTCAACGCAGTCACACCAGCTGTCCCGCGACCTGGCATGATTCGGGGGGCCCGAGGAATGGACGCTACGGAGCGCCCGCTGCTGATGAGAGGCGGTGGCTGTGGACGCGATCCTCATGGAGCACGCGGCAACCCGTGAGAACTTCGACGAGCAGTTGTATCTCTTGGCCAATCCCGACGTAGTCCAGCAGATCGCTTCAGGCGGTGTGCGTTCCGCGCATGAGCACCTCACGCGCGATGGGCTGCGGGAGGGTCGCCCCATCAGGCTTCCCGTCGAGACCATCTCGGCCGCAAAGGCAGCCAAACGCGACAGGATGCGACCGATTCTCCGGTCCGACATGCGCTCCGTCGACAACGGGAACTGTGTCGACTTCCTGACCGACGACCTTCGGGCCGCCTTCGACATCGTCGAGACGGACGCTGTCAGCGCCCATGATTACGACCCGATCATCCTGGGATTGGTCGAGCGCAACTCAGAAGGGCTCGTCCTCGATTGCGGATCGGGAATGCGGCGAACCTACTTCTCCAATGTGGTCAATTTCGAGATCGTCGACTACGACACCACAGATGTCCTGGGAGTCGGCGAGGAGTTGCCGTTCCGCGACGAATGCTTCGACGCGGTCATCTCGACAGCGGTGCTGGAGCATGTCAAGGATCCCTTCCGATGTGCGGAGGAAATCGTCCGAGTACTCAAGCCGGGTGGGGAACTGATCTGTACCGTGCCGTTCCTCCAGCCAGTGCACGCCTACCCGAACCATTTCTACAACATGACAGCCCAAGGTCTGCAGAACCTGTTCGCGGATCAGCTGACCATCAAGGGAACCTCCGTGCACGGAGACCTGCGCCCGCTCTACTCAGTTCGTTGGATTCTCAACAGTTGGGCATTGGGACTCTCGGGGCGCACACGACGGAAGTTCGAGCGGATGCGGGTCGGTGACTTGATGGGTGATCCCACGAAGTTGGTGGACATGCCATTCGTCACGGAACTGTCGGATGAGAAGAATCGCGAACTCGCCTGTGCGGTCCAACTATCGGCGGTCAAGCCCCTCTCGTCATAGGACAGAGCCCGGCGAGCCCTGTGACAGAGCCCGGCGAACCCTGTGTGATGCGTGGCGGGCTCGAAGTGCCGTTTC
This window harbors:
- the rsmA gene encoding 16S rRNA (adenine(1518)-N(6)/adenine(1519)-N(6))-dimethyltransferase RsmA, encoding MTELLGPRDVQQLAAPLNLHPAKALGQNFVVDPNTIRRIVRLADLPPEAEVLEVGPGLGSLTLGLLAAGHRVTAVEIDERLARLLPDTVDARLPEGAARLRVVAADAISIDAGLGVPDSLVANLPYNVAVPVLLHCLATFPSLERSLVMVQKEVADRLAAAPGSKTYGVPSVKAAWYARVRRVGSVPPTVFWPVPRVDSGLVLLVAHRDPADVRGEQPRDRVFAVIDLLFGQRRKTVRHTLTARLGPEVADSALARAGLAPGDRPEQWGLAQFVQLAAALPKSTQSHQLSRDLA
- a CDS encoding TatD family hydrolase is translated as MTLPIPAPEPLPAPVIDSHCHLDITAEYSGLSPAQALDAAARVGVTGVVQVGVDVESSQRSVELAREFDNVVAAVAVHPNEAPRRGSELDNDLQHIAELAADPRVVAIGESGLDHFRTDESGRAAQERSFRAHINLARRTAKTLVIHDRDAHTDVLRVLDDEDLPDRIVFHCFSGDAAMARLCSDAGWYISFPGVVTFKNAGELRAAAAVVPPDRMLVETDAPFLTPAPHRGKPNASYLLPWTVLTLSDVTGIELPELCGQLHANTMAAFAITPELGFTG
- a CDS encoding methyltransferase domain-containing protein; the encoded protein is MAVDAILMEHAATRENFDEQLYLLANPDVVQQIASGGVRSAHEHLTRDGLREGRPIRLPVETISAAKAAKRDRMRPILRSDMRSVDNGNCVDFLTDDLRAAFDIVETDAVSAHDYDPIILGLVERNSEGLVLDCGSGMRRTYFSNVVNFEIVDYDTTDVLGVGEELPFRDECFDAVISTAVLEHVKDPFRCAEEIVRVLKPGGELICTVPFLQPVHAYPNHFYNMTAQGLQNLFADQLTIKGTSVHGDLRPLYSVRWILNSWALGLSGRTRRKFERMRVGDLMGDPTKLVDMPFVTELSDEKNRELACAVQLSAVKPLSS